ACTCCTCTCCACTTTCCCACAAACCAAACACCTTCTGTTCGTCGTGAGCCGCCGTGGTCTGAGCCGGAAACTGAAGTTGGAAGGAAAGAACTCAAGTTACCGGTTAAAATCTGTAAACCTGCTTGGAAGGTAAACCAAGTCGAGTTCCGTCCTCTCTCGTAACACACAAGTAAAGATGCTCAGCCGAGAAAGcgtgtttttcataaaaacatgcATGTGGATCAAAACCTTAATTTACGTGTGCAAGCATTTTACGCAACAGTTCAATATTTgaaagcaaaatatttttttttcctttcggGCCGACCACCGGAAGACTCAAAACGCCAAAGCAGAATTAACCCTTCAGACACAACTGACCTATAAACCCACCAGATCTAGACAATACCGTCTCCTCAGTCCCCTGACTCCAGATCTGCCTGCGTTTGTAAACAACCTGCTGGATTAACCCTTCGCTTCTGCGGTAATGAGCTTTTTGCTTCGAGGACAACAATCTGTTGCGTAATGAAGATGGCGGACGGCCGACCATTCCCTCCCCTGCGGCGTAGGAAATCCTCTCACGACAAGAATACAGATGGGATAAGCAGACCTAAGCTGGGACAGGGCTGGTCCTGGGCCTGGTTCTGGCCAGAAACCTGGCTGCTTAATGAGACAAGAGGAGGGGTCACGGACCGAGCCAGTCCCTGCCCTACGAGCAAACACCACAATGAGACAAACACAACCGGTAACAGACCACATCAAACTATATACAGCCAACAAGTAGTCACCTTAGTCCAAACCCAGAGGGCACAAAAGGTTTCAGGTGGCGGCTGGGACTTGAGTGGAACCTGAGAACCACGTCTGCCTTGCTCCATTTCCTTTACAGGGAGCAAAATGTTCCCAGGGAAATGTGACCGTTAATGTCGTTATTTCGAGGGAGAAAACTGATCGGCTGCATTCAAACTTGCAGGGACAAAAACTCCCCTTGTTACGCATCCACAGAGCAGAGCTGAGCCGCAGCAAATCCTAATCCCAGACAAAGGGGATAATAATCTGTGCACTTACAGACCTGACGGGCAGATAAAACAGGGGACTaattaattcttcttcttccccctgaGGTGAAACCAAAGCTAACTGATGTTTGACGGCGAGGGGAAAACTCATTCTGTATAACAACATTGTTCTGTGGAGAAACAGTGGACGTGGTCACTTCCTTCTTCCCGTTGCCTGCTGCATCATCATGGTTTCTCAATCTGTCATTTCATGAAAATTAGCCATCTGGCTATCATTggcacacatttacacaaatgctGATTAATGTGCATTGTACTTATAACTAAGGAAACAGCTGATAGaggcaaagaaaagcagcaaattttcaaaactgaaaagcTAGAACAAGGGAATATCTGTATTTTCTTGTGAAATGACTTGTTTGCGTACCTGACTAATAGTTTTTACTCAAAATACCCTATTTTACAATACTCTGCGATAGAACATTACACACGCCTTGTTGCGTACATCACGCTTCATGTTGCCAAATCCACTGTGCAACCATTGAGATAAAGGAAGCTGTGAAATCTTCTCCCACATTACTTCTGTGCAGAGTTTTGCCACCTGATAATTTCTCAATCTTAATTTCTAGGGTTTGCATTCAATCATCTTTTCAACGCTACCTTTTGTATCACACCCACGCCCGCTGCAGCCCTTTGCAGGGTTTTAAACCAGACAGTTGTTATAGATGTGTTCAGATTGTCAAGAATATGCGTTTCTTTCGACCGCTGGTTTTGTGTCATAGGAATGTGTTTAGAGAACGTACGTGAGAGACCAAGACctagagaagaaaggaaaacgGGAGTAAAACCTTGTGaatccatctctttttttcccctgcctgAATACTCACAGGCACCATGATCTGtttgcagctgcagagcagaaTGGTATCCTGCAGCATGTGATCCGAGACGGAGTGGAAGACGTTCCAACCTGCTGGCATGGAGGCCAGGTGGAGGTTGAACCGCCTCTTCAACTCGTTCAGCGTCAGTACAAAATGCTTCCGGAAAGTCTTTGTGACAAAGTCCTGCAGCTCCGGGGACGGCCCGTTGCCGTTAGTGTGCTCGAAGGCGGGCGAGGTGGAACTGGGGTACCCGTTCACAGAGCCGTTGGGGAGGGAAGAGGCGGAGCTGGTGTCCATGGGCTCGTCTTCCTTGTCGCTGGCGGGTTCCCGCTTGACCTGGCCGCCGACTCCGGCCCTTTTGGCGTCCAGTTCCTTCTGCAGGGACGACTGGTTTTCATGCACTCGCTCCTGAGCCATCTTCAGACGCTGCTCTCCACTGACAACAACCGGCTCTGCAAGACAGACGTCAAGACAAGTTAAATGAATCTCTGCTGAATATTTAACGTGCCATCTATTAATAGTTGGCTGTCACAGATACAAGTCAGTACCCACCAGGCTGAGGGCAATTCTTTGGCATAAAGTCTTCTTTGGAGAAGTTGAAGACCTTTTCCAACCTTAATAACAAGAGAACAGATTGGTAGAATTCAGTCTTGATAAATAATCCAACCATCCTCCAAGAAAAATATGgaataaacattttcctcctgcttctctggGTGTAGCCTACTTGCTCTGGATGCCGAGCCACAGCATGTGTTGCCTGTGGGCAACGTCTGGGTGCTTCTTAACGAAGTCGACATCAGTCGGCAACAGGAACTCCCAGCCCCGGTTGTGCCGCGGTTTTGCCACGTGCTCAAGGAACTCCTTCACATCCTCCGGAGGAAGCTGACGGAggtgggaggaagggagggaggacgtGTTAGTTATGTTTACCTGAGTGAACTGAAACAAATTGCTTCCTCGGAGGGGGCGACAGAAGGAAGCAAGAGCGAGTGTTCAAAGCGCTTCTGCTCAGCTGGCTGCCGAATTTAATCTGTACTTGCACGTTTTCATtaagaaaaatatgcaaaatcaACTGCTCTCTcacagaaagaaatgaacagGGCAGTCTCAACCAGGCGGATGTTTTGAAGGGGAAAATATGACACCTCTGCAAACACTGTATGTTATGTCTGTAAAACCCCCGTGGGACTAATTTGCCATGAAATGAGCCTCTGAGGCAGCATATGCTCTGGAGCTGTGAGCGATAAACAATTCCAGTTTTCCGCTGCTACTTCCAATCTTGAAACACTTTTCAAGACCTGGCAGAAATGTAATCACAACCCAGAGACGTAAGTGGTGCTCCAGGcattttgttcatgttgatATCTTACTTTGATGATGGATGTAATTTCCTTCCTCATCACCGAGCGCTCCAGAGTGAACCTCCACATCTTCACAGGGACGAAGAAACAACAGAGTCAAAATCAGCACCGACCACACAAAACATCAGCTTAGTTTTTgataaattcattaaaataatcAGTGACAACAGCTCACCACAAAGTCCCTGCCACGACAGAGCACTTCAGCAGGGACGCCACTGTGAGGACTGCAGGTGTTTTTAGGATAAAGAACatcactgtggaaaaaaaaataatacagaaagATCACCAGATTAATGTGGAAAAAtatgaagttaaaaaaacacaaacacagcaagcTACCCTTACTTGAAATCCTCATTTGAACTATAATTTTAATCCTCGAAATAAATCTTTCTGTGACTTTTGTCCTGAACCAGAGACactcttctttttaattaatgtcTACGTACAAGAGGATGGGACTCTCGTTTAACAAAAAGCTGCTTGGTCTCACCTCTTAACAACCCAGTTCCCCTGAACCAGCAGCGCCACCTGTTGGATGCAGCGCATCACTGCGGTTGAGTCTGTGCCCGAAGCGAGGAGGCCCATGAGGTTCGCGAACGGCATCACCTTGACTGCAGACGAGAAACGTCGGCAAAGATACAGCAGGAAGAATAACACCATATTAACATCTGAGATCAAAGGAAGAAGCCAGCAGCTCAGAAACTAACTAACTCTGCACTCTAATCAGAATAATCAGACAGAAGGCATGGGTCACAAACTACTGGTTTTTCCTTACATGATCAGTTTAAACGTACCGTTCTTCATTAGTGTCTTGACTTGCTCTCCCAGCGGCAGAGTGCGGAGCTGAGCCATGGAGAGCACATTACTGGGACCGACAGGCTTCGCACTACcatgacaagaaaagaaaaacgggaaggagatgaaggtaATGACTCGTTTCTGGAGCAGtcaaccagttttttttttttaaactaagcTCTTTCCCCAGAGGACTGTGGAAAACTTACACTTTTTCCTCTGCGAGAGGAGGCATCAGCATCGCCAGGTACTCCCTGATGAAATAAGTAAATAGGAAGTAGTAATAGTTTCAATCAGAGCACACAAGCGGTATGGTGGTGGAAATACTCCTAACATTGGACAATGAATAGTGAACATTGAACAGCGTAAAATAATGTCTTTTgtgtaataaaatcaaatgaaaatggacaaactgcagctaaaagaaaatatatacaagTCCAAATTAAGGAATGGGATTTATTCTACTCACTTAGGAGTTTTGACCAGTTCAGAGTTCTCGGAGGCGTCCACTGACTGACAGAAGAGGTACTGCTTTTCATGCTCTGAGCGACTgtcctgcatttaaaaaaaacaaacacaaagctgaTAAGAAAAACGCTTCAGGATAAGATCAACATAGTGAGAGAAAGCTACAATAAAAATTCAGCACACTATTCGAGAACATATCCAGAACTAAAATAAGATGGTCTCGAGCGACAGACCGTGACGCTGTGGTAGTGCAGGTGAACCCAGGGCTCCTCCGCCTGCTTCCTCTGGATGAACTCGTAGGACTGGATCCTCCTCTGCCGGGCCTGCTCCGACTCAGGCCTAGCAAACCTCACCTGGAGTGGAAGAAATTATGTGGGGTTTTTCTTGGGCACATGAAGTGCGAGTGAtcgtgtgtttacatgtgttaacatgtgtgagagtgtgaatgtgtgcacaaGTTCTCACTGTGATGGCTTTGGCCTCTTCCTCAGCTTCATCCTGGGAGGAATCTCCACCTGCAGACAGAGAACTGAGGTCAGAAGGTTTTAAGGTGCTTTTCAAAGCTGATGAAAGCTTCAAGctaagacgtgtgtgtgtgtgtaataataaaTGGATCAGAATTGTTCTCATCACAAAAACTCTAAAATCTCAGAAATCTACATTCTCTAAACCAAAATAAATTAAGGTAATTGTTAACTGCGCTTGACGAGTTTAGGATTGAAACTATCAATTGCTTCCATTAATCTGCCAACTAATGTCCAGATTACTCAATAAATTGcctctataaaatgtcagaaaacagagaaatattCTTCTAGATTGGAAGTTGATAACCTATAAATGTCTTGCTTTGTGTGGTCAAGTCCAAAagccgtatatatatatatatatattttcagataTCCCGAAAAGGCATAAAATCCCAGATATAGGAAGCTGGACACGGTGAATTCTAgaattttgctttaaaaatgaatttaatacTCCAAATAGCTGCAGATTAATGAGTTCTCTCAATTGATTGtttaatcaaaacatttgaaaaggaCACATTTTATTCGATTTTggagaagctgaaaaaaaaccccaccttcGTTggctgcctccctctccctggtTTTGTTGTCAGCCTTGTCCAGGTAAGAGAAGCTGGGTCTCATCTGGAGGATTCCCGTCAGAGGTGTGACGTGAAGTTCACCTATTGACatgaataacaaacaaaatcagaaaacaaGTTCTGATTTTGATCGGTAACAATATGGTTGATTGTGGACTTGACATATTGACGTATCTTCAACCTAAACATACAGTTAGAAACTGTGGAATGTAACTTGACACTAAAAGATAAGATATGCAACACCGATAACGATTCACTTTGACTTTGTGAACATACGTGTGACCTTTCCTTTATTGACAAGACGCAGCACTGAAGTTAGACCAACCACTACACAAGCATTGTGCTACAGCGCACTACAGACCTTTGCGAAACACGGCAGCTGCATATCTGGAGGTGTTGGTAGTGGCTTGGATGGACGAGAAGGTCTGCTTGTCCATCATTTTCCTGGAGAAGAGAAGTTGACTGGTTTATTATTAAATCTGCTTCATTTCTCAAGAGATGTGAACAAAAACTTCCCTTTGGGAAAATGCTGCCAGTGTGTGCAGTGGTttgaaggaatagtttgacatctAGGGAATTTCATAGGGACTGGAAACAGAAAGCCTGGGTGTGTCCAAAggtgcaattttaaaaaagtgaataacCGCAGATTTCTAATTATTTCTTGATACTAGCAGCGAACATTAAGAGTAGACAGGGATTTAACACAAAGAGTTTAGCTGAGTTTTAACATGAGACGTACACTGAGTAGGTGCTGGTTTCGTCGAAAGTGGTGCCGTCCACATTCAGAGCTATTTGCTCTCCCTTACTGCGACAGTA
This Scophthalmus maximus strain ysfricsl-2021 chromosome 16, ASM2237912v1, whole genome shotgun sequence DNA region includes the following protein-coding sequences:
- the polr3e gene encoding DNA-directed RNA polymerase III subunit RPC5, which encodes MASGDDDDPIIEEIDVYLSKSLADKLYLLQYPVRPSNMTYDDVNHLAAKIKPKQQRVELEMAMNTTSPNYCRSKGEQIALNVDGTTFDETSTYSVKMMDKQTFSSIQATTNTSRYAAAVFRKGELHVTPLTGILQMRPSFSYLDKADNKTREREAANEGGDSSQDEAEEEAKAITVRFARPESEQARQRRIQSYEFIQRKQAEEPWVHLHYHSVTDSRSEHEKQYLFCQSVDASENSELVKTPKEYLAMLMPPLAEEKVAKPVGPSNVLSMAQLRTLPLGEQVKTLMKNVKVMPFANLMGLLASGTDSTAVMRCIQQVALLVQGNWVVKSDVLYPKNTCSPHSGVPAEVLCRGRDFVMWRFTLERSVMRKEITSIIKLPPEDVKEFLEHVAKPRHNRGWEFLLPTDVDFVKKHPDVAHRQHMLWLGIQSKLEKVFNFSKEDFMPKNCPQPEPVVVSGEQRLKMAQERVHENQSSLQKELDAKRAGVGGQVKREPASDKEDEPMDTSSASSLPNGSVNGYPSSTSPAFEHTNGNGPSPELQDFVTKTFRKHFVLTLNELKRRFNLHLASMPAGWNVFHSVSDHMLQDTILLCSCKQIMVPFPAQTTAAHDEQKVFGLWESGEEFDKHRRLLYDLFTKNYRVRRNMVQVKLSQEFGEVPKADVDRLLKECCISQAGMWYLKGTIQS